A region of the Candidatus Babeliales bacterium genome:
TTATGTCGCGCTCAGATTGAGCGCACGAATTCTGGATTGCCATACTCCGCCTTACGAAGTTTGATACGCAGTTTAGCTTCGAATGGCTCCTATCATGGCCCTTCATAGCTAACCGAAGGTTGCGTAGTAGGGCTACGCTTCACTCACAATGACAAACGGTTGGTATTCTCCTCCAGTCATGGTGCCGGTCCGACAGAGGTTTAACAAAGACAGAAGAGATTCTAGGCGAACATCGCCATTTACCATCTTCTTATACTGAATTCACGCTAAGCATCAAAATAGGCGCATATTTATGCGCCTATTTTTTTCACTTCTTATACATCAAAGTTTTATGTAGGACATCCTGGCTTATCTATTCTATAGCCAACAAATCCTCGATCTTCTGCCATCTCTTTAAATCCAGATCGCAGGTAAAATGCACGCCCGCGAGTATTATCAATACGTGCTACCAATGTTACCCTACACGCACCTTGATCAAACATTTGCTGAACTGCATATTTTAACAGTTTTTCACCATAGCCCTTGCTGCGAAACTCTGGCTCTACTGCTAAATATAAGATGATACCATGCTGAAAATTTTTCATGTAATACGAAACAAATCCAACAAACTTATCTCCCTCACGCATTACTTTAAATTTCATCTTACCTTTATAATCTGCTTCATACTCATTCGGAGACCCAGTACGTATAGTGTCATCAACGTGTTTATAGTCATAATCACGTGCACTTAATAAATACCAATCTTTTTTAAATAAATTATGTATATCTTGTATATCGCGCTCAGAAAGTTGCTCTACTGGACGTACATACCAATATATTCCACCCGCAACAGCTCCTATACACAACATCACCATAATAGCTTTTATATAATTTTTCATGATAGTTCCTTTTCACTATGTATATCTTGATCTACACATTGTTGATTATACACAATACTCTGCAACAACAATCCTTGCGCAGGGGCACTTACTAATGATTGCGGCAATGTAACCCCATGCAACATTCGCTTTAAACAATCTACAGACAAATCAGAGCGAGATGCAATCTCAACTGCAGCACCTACAACTCTACGAATCATATGCCGTAAAAATTTAGGTCCTTTGATAGTGATTTTATATGCACCCATCACTGCATCAAACTCAAAATCAATCGAATCAATGGTACGGATAGTATCCTGGCCGCGATCATCATCAGTCGTAAACTGCTTAAAATTATAAGTACCTACAAATTGCTGTAAAGCGTAAGCACATTTTTCTGGCACGAAACTTGATCGGACCAACCAGCCATACCGACTCACAAAAGGAAGCGGACGTTCTACAAACAGATAATAACAATATATTTTGTATGCTATGTTCGCAAACGGATTATAACAAAGAGAAACCTGCTCCACATCCACAATAGTAATGCCGGCAGGTAATACATTATTCCACGCAAATTTTATCGTAGCAATATCAATTGCTCGCTCGGTAGTGAATGTTGCCACTTGCCCTTGTGCATGCACCCCAGCATCGGTACGAGAT
Encoded here:
- a CDS encoding GNAT family N-acetyltransferase, whose protein sequence is MKNYIKAIMVMLCIGAVAGGIYWYVRPVEQLSERDIQDIHNLFKKDWYLLSARDYDYKHVDDTIRTGSPNEYEADYKGKMKFKVMREGDKFVGFVSYYMKNFQHGIILYLAVEPEFRSKGYGEKLLKYAVQQMFDQGACRVTLVARIDNTRGRAFYLRSGFKEMAEDRGFVGYRIDKPGCPT
- a CDS encoding tRNA pseudouridine(38-40) synthase TruA, translated to MKYRYKIVVAYDGTGYFGWQIQNNKPTIAHALQSAFFKVFATSVSVIGVSRTDAGVHAQGQVATFTTERAIDIATIKFAWNNVLPAGITIVDVEQVSLCYNPFANIAYKIYCYYLFVERPLPFVSRYGWLVRSSFVPEKCAYALQQFVGTYNFKQFTTDDDRGQDTIRTIDSIDFEFDAVMGAYKITIKGPKFLRHMIRRVVGAAVEIASRSDLSVDCLKRMLHGVTLPQSLVSAPAQGLLLQSIVYNQQCVDQDIHSEKELS